The DNA segment AAAGAGTGGGTGCATAATAAGGCAAAACCAACgctcaaatataaataaataccataaattatcattatagtttgatttaaacaatagaAATGAGGCAAAAACCTCTCTATTCTAgttacagtgaccatgaccttgtACATGTGGTAGGGCAACAAGAATTATGCGCAATACGTCCTCATTCTATGGTGGTTACTTCCAATAATTTTACAATCAAACCATGAATGAGAAAGTTATGGACCTAACAAAAACAGGACGAAAGGAACGAGGGAAGTGACGACAAGCATGATTCCTATATAGATAAAGTAACAAACTAACACTATTGATGATCTTCCTTGTATTGATATTGTCCGGGTAGTACAGGATACAGCCTTGTACAAACGGTTTAATCTGTCTCCACAACCAGCGGGTTTGGGTGCCACTTTCCTCCAACACCGAAAACAGGTTCTTGCATTGCTTAGCTATAAAGAAACATCACGTTTTATGACATAATAATTTGATGGGGTGGTCTAAGAATATCTGTAAGCAGGTAAGGTCTACAAATAACACacattaaaaatcaataatttttgtaaCAACCTTACTTCCATGCATGAGCATAGGTACTTAATAATACTAAGGCCACATAGGTACAAACACCAGAGGCCCCATAGGTACAAACACCAGAGTCCCATAGGTACATACACCAGAGGCCCCATAGGTACAAACACCAGAGTCCCATAGGTTCAAACACCAGAGGCCCCATAGGTACATACACCAGAGTCCCATAGGTACAATCACCAGAGTCCCATAGGTACAAACACCACATTCGCATAGGTACAAACACCAGATTCGCATAGGTACATACACCAGAGGCCCCATAGGTACATACACCAGAGTCCCATAGGTACATACACCAGAGGCCCCATAGGTGCAAACACCAGAGGCCCCATAGGTACATACACCAGAGGCCCCATAGGTACATACACCAGAGGCCCCATAGGTACATACACCAGAGTCCCATAGGTACAAACACCAGAGTCCCATAGGTACAAACACCAGAGGCCCATAGGTACAAACACCAGAGGCCCCATAGGTACATACACCAGAGGCCACATAGGTACATACACCAGAGGCCCATAGGTACAAACACCAGAGGCCACATAGCTACAAACACCAGAGGCCACATAGGTACAAACACCAGAGGCCCCATGGGTACAAACACCAGAGGCCCCATAGGTACAAACACCAGAGGCCCCATAGGTACAAACACCAGAGGCCCCATAGGTACAAACACCAGAGGCCCATAGGTCCATACACCAGAGGCCCCATAGGTACAAACACCAGAGGCCCCATAGGTGCATACACCAGAGGCCACATAGGTACAAACACCAGAGGCCCATAGGTACATTCACCAGAGGCCCCATAGGTACAAACACCAGAGGCCACATAGGTACAAACTACAGAGGCCCATAGGTACATACACCAGAGGCCCCATAGGTACAAACACCAGAGGCCACATAGGTACATGCACCAGAGGCCCCATAGGTACATACACCAGAGGCCCCATAGGTACATACACCAGAGGCCCCATAGGTACATACACCAGAGGCCCATAGGTACAAACACCAGAGTCCCCATAGGTACTTACACCAGAGGCCCCATAGGTACAAACACCAGAGGCCCCATAGGTACATACACCAGAGGCCCCATAGGTACATACACCAGAGGCCCCATAGGTACATACACCAGAGGCCCCATAGGTACATACACCAGAGGCCCCATAGGTACATACACCAGAGGCCCATAGGTACATACACCAGAGTCCCCATATGTACATACACCAGAAGCCCCATAGGTACATACACCAGAGGCCCATAGGTACATACACCAGAGGCCCCATAGTTACATACACCAGAGACCCCAATATAACAAATCTATACATGGGGCCCATACGAACCTATACTTGGGGTCCATCAAACCTATACATGGGGCCCATACGAACCTATACTTGGAGCCCATACAAACCTATACATGGGGCTCATACGAACCTATACTTGGGGCCCATACAAACCTATACATGGGGCTCATACGAACCTATACTTGGGGCCCATACAAACCTATACATGGGGCCCATACGAACCTATACTTGGGGCCCATACAAACCTATACATGGGGTCCATCAAACCTATACATGGGGTCCATCAAACCTATACATGGGGCCCATACAAACCTATACTTGGGGCCCATACAAACCTATACATGGGGTCCATCAAACCTATACATGGGGCCCATACGAACCTATACTTGGGGCCAATACAAACCTATACTAGAGGACCCCGGGTACCTACTCCAGAGGCCTAAAGGGTgctttattatcaatataaaataaaagcatgTTTACTTACATGgttttttcaaacacaaatcTCCTTTAGAAGTATTGGACAAAACAGCCCCTGAAATAACAATATAGAACATGTAAATGCaatgtatttgatattattcaGCTTTAAATTGACTGTTATACATCTGTATTCATTATCGTGGAGAATTATTCTTAATATACTTCAATGGCTGTATAAGTTTTTAACatcttttcaaaaaacaaacagtaatcTCAAAATGACTATATTATATTGAAGATGACTGgttttgaaaacattctttGTTATGGTTGAAAACAATAGGACATCTGAAAATAGTTTGTACACACATGATGGTTAGCACACCACAAAGAATTTAACCTGTCACTGCTAGATTGATCTCATCAggcaaaacatttcaaaacccTTGCCTTCAAAGTAAAAATGCTTATCTTCAAAACAGCAATGTGTTACAACAGACATGGTGGGAGCACACTTTAATGTGGTATACTGCAATCTTATGCTAGTATTAATACAAACAATCATAGGAGATTTAGGTATGACTTGGGGTGTCAAATGCACTTGCTTCGTGGAAATCTTTGATGCGAGTTTTTAACATGATTTTGTCTGGAAAAGTCACGATGAGAGTACTCTGGAAAAAATATGATGATACAGATAAAGATGCTTTGACTCTTGTCGAAGgtcatttttattatcacaCAAATGAAATAGTGAATAGTGAACAAAATGAAACTGAGGTTAGATTGACAAAAGAAAATACAGTGATGTGATGTAAGGAAGCAATAGCAAGCTAATGCATCATAAAATTCTTTACCTTGATCTGAGTATTACcattataatgttaatttatgtctttaaaacatgtatcatTATCACAGCAGCCATCTGAGATTGTTTTTTAATACACTTTACTTTTAAGCTCCATGTTTTTGATATACCGGTACCATTATACCTTGTCATATTCATCTTCCTCCTCTCATGGTTCATATagaaactagaactgtaagccataggctaacgaatatcccccacccctccatgtctaggttgtttgccctggagttaggtcggacaaagctaattttgcctacaaggggagataactgtaagccataggctaacgaataccccccacccctccatgtctaggttgtttgccctggagttaggtcggacaaagctaattttgcctacaaggggagataactccagtcagggtcatgtgacctgtaccaaattcacagaggcgaaagtttacaacatggccattaatttctgaaagtttgataaagatttgttgaataataacaaagatgaatcccggacagggcttattttgcctactttaacacatcaaggggagataactccagtcagggtcatgtgacctgtaccaaattcacagaggcgaaagtttacaacatggccattaatttctgaaagtttgataaagatttgttgaataataacaaagatgaatcccggacagggcttattttgcctactttaacacatcaaggggagataactctggtcagggtcatgtgacccgtaccaatttcacagaggcgcaagtttacatcatggccattaatatctgaaagtttgaaaaagatttgttcaataacgacaaagatgaatcccggacaaaaaaaaaacggatggacagacggacagacggacagacagacagacagacagacagacggacagacggacaacccgattccagtatacccccccaaactttgttgttttggggggtataacaATAACTCTTATTCTCAAGTAAATAACTGTAACATATCATTGTCATATTCATCTCCCTCCTGTCATGgttcttaaagaaacaaataactCCTATAAAGAACTGTATACATACCATCAATATATTCATCTCTCTCCTGGCATGGGTCATATAGAAACAATAACTCCTATAAAGAACTGTATACATACCATTGTCATATTCATCTTCCTCCTCTCATGGTTCATATAGAAACAATAACTCTTATTCTCAAGTAAATAACTGTAACATATCATTGTCATATTCATCTCCCTCCTGTCATGGTTCTTAAAGAAACAATAACTCCTATAAAGAACTGTATATATACCATTGTCATATTCATCTTCCTTCTGTCATGGTTCATACAGAAACAATCCTATTAAGAACTGTACACATACCATCGTCTAattcctcctcctcctcctcctgcTGCAGGTCGGGATTCACCGTTGTCGGCTTTTCATCGTTGTTGAAATCCTCAATACTGTCATCTGAGAACTTGAAGAGAGAACCGTTCCGCCCGCACACAAATGTCCCAATGATGTCGGCAATACCCACAGCCTGGCCGGTGGTGGCCTGGATCTGTGATGTCTGGTTCTGTAGGTCATTGAACACCTTGTAGAGGTCGTAGAATGGCTGACGCCATGCAGGGTCTTCCATCATCtacaaaaacaatcataattatcTCTGTTGGTGATAATTAAAGCTTCAAATCACAAAGGTTCAATATCagtttttttgcatatatagaactgaaataaaaaaatatctagacatgtaaaataaattctttaaaatcACTCCACTTTAAATAATGTAACTTAAATTAATCATTGCTTACTACATATTTAGCAAAAATTGCCACAAAatgctaaaaaaaaaaatgtttctgtaaATCCACACATGAATGTCACAAACCCTACCTCCATACCTGTATCATCCTCTACCATGAGGTCTGTCTTACTCGCCTCACAAAcgcagtgtattttgtttttattgttttataacataacaacaGATGTTCCCATCATGATATTAcactatatttattataacacattttatatataaatagtgtAATAACTGTTGACAAGCCTCTCGACTTACTTTACTGTATAGGTCCAGTAACTGTTCCAGTAACTCCTCATTAATTGACTGGTTTGTGTTCCGTTGTACAAAGTTCTCAAACTGAAAAAGACATTGATTTCACATGCATTAACacataatttgaaaattgatttcaatgaaatttatatACTACAGCAGTTATGTAAGTACCTATGTTAGTGAGAAATCGGGAGATgaattggttttaaaattatacCATAGATATCCCAGGAACTGTTATAAAAAAGGTTAAACCTTAAAACTTATTTTAGAAAATGGTTATATTTGTATGACTTCATTGGTAACATATGCCATGTTTACAATCGATTACTGAAATTGATATCAACGACCATTTGCCTATAAAATCAGGCATTTATGAAATAACTGCACAAATTTATAGAACACGTTAAATCTCACTGGTATTCCTCAAAATTCTAAAATAGTCGAGGATAAAATTGGTCCTTACCGAAGTTCTGAAAGCTGAGGTGTTGAAGTCTTGTATAAAAGCATCAAACACTTCTCTAAACTGTTGAGTGGTCAGGTTACATAACTCGTCATGTACATATTTTGATACGGTCTCATTTGGAAAGTGTAGTATCTGGTCCAAGCCGTTCTGATCGCACACATCTGTCCGTATGGTGTCTGTGATTTCGTTGACGATCGCACTTGTATCTGTTCCAGATTGGATTATACTGGGGACCTCGGCCAGGAAGGCATCAACAATAAAGAAGGCCGATATTGGATCAAGCCCTTCATCCAGAATCTGGAAAAATGGATAAGAGTAACTCAACTCTTTTGTTATTTTAGGTGTTATCAAACCGGGAATGGTCCATTTGTATGGATACCTGTGAAGATATATAATAGATAAAGATACTCACCCATACCTAAAAGCGGTAGATTTTGTCTACCAGCGGTAGAGTTCAAAGTCTGCATACCTTAAACATTTCATTGTTCATAAGATTTCCAAGCACAATTAAAATGCATGTAGGTTTTACATTGGCTGtgcatattcttttattttgtttataaagaaaGAGAgaaattatgttcaaacttaCTGTCCTGTTGCTGACTGCCTCTATAAGCCAGTTGGTTGTGTTAGATGACACAAGGCCATTCAATGTGGACGTCAGGTTCTGGGGATCTAGTAGGAAACTCCCTATGTCCAATGTGCCTGAATTTtgtaaagcaaaataaagtatacaaTAAAAAGGATATACATCTATCTATTTGATTAGGTGCTTGGCTAATGAGGGAGAAACCAGGCGAGTTTTAAGTAcgcacacaaaaaaacaaaagtaagcAGACTGGACCTCGAAACTATACTTCATACATTTGCAATTATTTAAAGTACACTGTAAAACAACATCCTGTTGAGATGACATTCATTTGATgttaatttctttgaaataaattattatgcatAGCATAAATTGTTTTAGTAAGTCTAAGTTTCTAGATATCTGTAAAATATCAAGCTTAATTTTAATAAGTTAATGTAAAGAGAATTCATATTCATTTCCCATGAGTCTTACCCACTGCTTGGCCATCCCGTATGAGTCTCAACAAATCCCCGTACATGGAAAACTCCACTACAAGGTCATCAATTAAGGTCATGTCAACATTGTCCTGTAAAATTTCCTCCAGTGCAGTTATTGCTGCAGCCAGACTGAAAACATACAACACGCAACCTCAACATTATATGGAACAAACAGTAGCATCAAACACACATTGTATACAACATTCTGATTCATACATTTTACTGCTGTTAACAATGCATACTTGTCAATCAGCTTATAAAAGCATGATAATGTTTCCTTTTTGCAACGATAAGACAGAAAGTTAATTTGTTCCACCCCAAAAGCTATTAAATTTTGATGTGAAACCTTTAGTAGTAAGTTCCActagtaacataaaagaaaaatcaactGCTGAAGTTAGTAGTGGGCTTTCAACAGACCTTGCTCTCACATTTGCACAATCATTATCATTGATAACATGTGTGCGAAGTTAAAcgtaaatatcattataaatttaGTTCAGGTAAATGTTCATGCATGACTTTGCAGCTTACTGCAACACCAGCGTAAGGTCAAATACCTTCAATATTTCTCTTCCAAATACCTTATCTAGACTTATTGAGCACAAGTTTTGAACCATGAGAAATGTGTGTGattatttcttcttttataaatatttacatataaattaattacattaaaacatttccAGTTAAATAAGATTCTCCTATCTCAACTTTAAATTAAGCATCATATTTACATCATTGTATGTATGAAAGACTATTCAAGTTCTTACTCGGTGTTGCCGAATGGGTTTGCAACTCCTGGCAGTTCATCCTGTGTCGGTTTGTTATGACATTCATTATCGTACGTGCACATGAATGACTGCACGAACGGCACAATACCCGCTGACGGCATTGCCTTCCCGTCAAAATGACCTGCAGAAACATCACCACGATTGTCATattggaatgttttatttttaactagtCATGCTTTATAAAATCAAGATTTTAGGCCAACTTACAAGAGTTTATTTTGACCTCTGTtagtaaatgtatttaatagtatttataataataaatgtttcatgtttcaaaGCTGTACTTGGAGTTgctttaatatgtaatatgGCATGTGGTATTTGATACAGTGAAGAAAAATTTGTTGAGTAGCAATTCAATTGCCCATTAAATCCACTAAAATAAAATCTGTGTAACACTTAAgtttatattatcatatgtaTACTCACAAGCTGCATGTTCAACTTTAAGGTCAGGTTTTGTAAGTCGAACAATCAACAGGATCAAGAAGAGGGCCAGCGGAAATATAATCTCCGCAACAAGGCGCAACTGAAAATAGAATGTAAAACGATTGTTGTACAATATCTGGGTAAATAATTCAGCCCCTGCAATGATTATAAATCCTACTTCTATTCATAACTATTAAATTGTTGTACAATATCTGGTATAATATAATTCAGCCTCTGCAATGATTAGACAGGAAATTCTACCTTTACTCGTAACTATTAAATGCTTATTTGCGGAAGTACTGGTATGATATTTGATGAAGATATTTTGTTCTCCTGTTTCTTATGTTAAATAACTGAAActgaatacaaataaacaataaaaataataataataataataacagggCTCATCCTAGACATAaattttagggagaagtgagaacgggggagggtgcgggagggggtTTCCTCCTCTTGCAGGTCGGaaaattttgagattttaaatgtcaaatggtgGGTTCTGGTGTGCCCTGGACAACTTTTCTATGCAATTAAATaggtgtttaaattgttttaaaatagtcatACTGGTTTTTAGTtggaattaatttgttgtatatatctttaaaaaaaagaagtcaagtttcaaacattttattacatgcaaaCCTATCAtgcacacataaatatatatctgaatttaaatacatgataaataaataaaataagctaataaatacaaacaaaactagCTGAAATCAAACAACATgacaattgtaaaaaacaaaaaagtagtcAATATATCATCACATCCTAGTTCTCAAAACAAGAAGCACTATACACTTGATCAGTCTACACAATGTAGGTCTCAAGGTCAGCCGAGGTCAGCCGAGATCAGCACAGGAGCTATGGCCCCGGCAAGCTGGAGGTGGTACTGAAATTCCACCTTGGGGAGCTCCGGCTTGGCCAGGTGGTAGGCAGTCTTAAGGAGCTTGACCCCAAGCTTGTCATCCTTGGACAGTTTGGCCAGTACAATTTTCTTCATGGGTTCCTGGGAACTCAGAACTGTCTTTTCCAAGGCGGCCTTGTGCTGATttgctgaaaatacacaaaatatttcacagtatCTCATCATTTTCagctgtcatttaaaataatttgggcatatattacaacatgttttaaaatatattaagccagacaccttaaaattaataccaCTTTGAATTGATTTATCTGCGGACTAAGCAAtgcttctattgttttaataaatacttacacAAGCCATGTCTCTGATGATTGGTTGTTTTTGCTGGTTGGTCATGTCCACGGGCGTAGGCGTTGTCCAACTTAGCACCTCTACAAACTTCGCAGTGCCAATTTTTATCTGCATCTTCGTTGTaccaactgaaattattttgataatttgactttttgaatgatttcttaTTTGAACTGTCGATCATGCCATCACTTTCAACACCGTCAGCTTTACGTTTCAGGCCTGGGGAATCCCGCAGAAGCCACGTAGAAAGCATGATTACTATTCAACAGAATCCAAAATATCTCGTATATAGAATATTGATGTGAACCGttcgaagaaaaaataataatggaagcatttctgaaataaaaaaaccaACAAACCTGGAACTGTGATTCGCACTTGCCCTTCTCGCTAACTTCGCGATAATCACACCCAATTAAGTTCATTTGTCATCAGTGCACATCATTTAAACCGCTATTGTCATAAAGTATAAATCCTAATTGGCacaaattgacatttacaaacatcggcaagtgtaaatattaatcccttacaattttattacatcGCTGACGTAGCACATGTACACAAAGTCAATGGTGCAAACACGTGCCtcgattgaataaaacaagcgtTCTCATTGGCTGAAGTCAATGGAGCATATTTACTAGGTTTAACACGATTGGCTGTTTGTCAATCGAGCTGACAGGCGGGAGGCGGAGTCGCTCTGTTTTGACAAGCGTTAGTTCTTAGCGATATCGACTTTTTGATCTTTGAAAAAGTCGGCGAAGTTGACTTCGCTTTGATCTTAGAAAATAGCGAAGTTGCCGCGGGCAGGGCGACTTAATCGCCTATGTCGCCTGGTAGGATGAGCcctgaat comes from the Mya arenaria isolate MELC-2E11 chromosome 13, ASM2691426v1 genome and includes:
- the LOC128214145 gene encoding uncharacterized protein LOC128214145, with the protein product MLSTWLLRDSPGLKRKADGVESDGMIDSSNKKSFKKSNYQNNFSWYNEDADKNWHCEVCRGAKLDNAYARGHDQPAKTTNHQRHGLSNQHKAALEKTVLSSQEPMKKIVLAKLSKDDKLGVKLLKTAYHLAKPELPKVEFQYHLQLAGAIAPVLISADLG